A DNA window from Molothrus ater isolate BHLD 08-10-18 breed brown headed cowbird chromosome 2, BPBGC_Mater_1.1, whole genome shotgun sequence contains the following coding sequences:
- the TMEM139 gene encoding transmembrane protein 139 → MLLETRWKNIRQTLLLLFTAALLIGVTMLAISSNINPVGYFFLGVGGVCLVGYLLSVFVECYLRNQHRRDANEIPPNRQSQAGVNAAYEAPTYEEVMTMSAPAPAIWTITSNPGSVPSPLSEPPPYNIVIESSAQQEMMVEALRGPVPPDTAHTSDTDTGSRTQLQLVLPPRLQRFVSDIHEDKDLEERFEPLEPLTPPPAYETAISDEVFADAHQPSVLGLISPSVNTEPNPHPNTGCS, encoded by the exons ATGTTGTTAGAGACACGCTGGAAGAACATCCGCCAAACCTTGCTGCTTCTGTTCACCGCTGCTCTTCTCATCGGGGTCACCATGCTGGCCATCTCCTCTAACATCAACCCAGTGGGCTATTTCTTCCTCGGGGTAGGGGGAGTGTGCCTGGTCGGCTATTTGCTGAGTGTGTTTGTCGAGTGTTACCTGAGGAATCAACACCGGCGTGACGCAAATGAAATACCTCCAAACAGGCAAAGCCAAGCAGG GGTGAATGCCGCCTATGAAGCACCCACCTACGAGGAGGTGATGACCATgtcagctccagcaccagcaaTATGGACAATTACATCCAACCCGGGCTCCGTGCCCTCGCCGCTGAGCGAGCCTCCCCCGTACAACATCGTTATTGAATCCTCTGCCCAACAGGAGATGATGGTGGAGGCTCTGCGAGGGCCAGTGCCACCAGACACAGCGCACACCTCTGACACAGACACGGGCTCCAGGAcgcagctgcagctggtgctgccccCGAGACTGCAGCGGTTTGTTTCGGACATCCATGAGGACAAAGACCTTGAAGAAAGGTTTGAACCACTGGAGCCACTCACCCCACCACCTGCTTATGAGACTGCCATCAGTGATGAGGTCTTTGCAGATGCTCACCAGCCCTCTGTGTTAGGATTGATTTCACCTTCCGTGAATACAGAACCAAACCCTCACCCCAATACAGGATGTTCCTAG